A portion of the Musa acuminata AAA Group cultivar baxijiao chromosome BXJ1-1, Cavendish_Baxijiao_AAA, whole genome shotgun sequence genome contains these proteins:
- the LOC135605473 gene encoding copper transporter 6-like codes for MDHGGMSETGMNASSMAETHYTHMTFFWGKNSEILFTGWPGTRGGMYALALVVVFAFSFLLEWLHHCRLVRPGAGRIATGLAQTALHALRVGLAYLVMLAVMSFNGGVLIVAVAGHALGFLLFGSAACRKTPLQPACAGKGDLPPMAC; via the coding sequence ATGGATCACGGCGGGATGAGCGAGACGGGCATGAACGCCTCCTCCATGGCCGAGACACACTACACCCACATGACCTTCTTCTGGGGCAAGAACTCGGAGATCCTCTTCACGGGCTGGCCCGGCACCAGGGGCGGCATGTACGCCCTCGCTCTCGTCGTCGTCTTcgccttctccttcctcctcgagTGGCTCCACCACTGCCGCCTCGTCAGGCCGGGAGCCGGCCGCATCGCCACGGGTCTCGCCCAGACGGCGCTACACGCGCTGCGCGTCGGCCTCGCCTACCTCGTGATGCTCGCGGTCATGTCGTTCAACGGCGGCGTGCTGATCGTCGCCGTCGCCGGGCACGCCCTCGGGTTCCTGCTCTTCGGCAGCGCGGCGTGTCGGAAGACGCCGCTGCAGCCGGCTTGCGCCGGCAAGGGCGATCTTCCGCCTATGGCTTGCTGA